The following are from one region of the Microbacterium sp. cx-55 genome:
- a CDS encoding SDR family NAD(P)-dependent oxidoreductase, with protein MARLEGKVALITGGASGMGAAHVRVFLDEGAKVIITDINEELGSSLAKELGANALFLSHDVSEPESWAAVVKAGEAAFGPITVLVNNAGIPGPVVETLELRDSDYLRIIDIDQNGVFYGMRAVLPAMIAAGGGSIVNISSLAGMAHKPGSPNIGYTGAKFAVRGMTKATAVEYAKHGVRVNSVHPGAILTPLNRTWGEDALAGVAASIPIGRFAEPEEVSFAVLFLASDEARYITGVELIVDGGILAA; from the coding sequence ATGGCAAGACTAGAAGGCAAAGTTGCTCTCATCACAGGTGGCGCGTCTGGCATGGGCGCCGCCCACGTCAGGGTGTTTCTCGACGAGGGCGCGAAAGTCATCATCACAGACATCAACGAGGAACTGGGTTCCTCGTTAGCCAAAGAACTGGGTGCCAACGCCCTGTTCCTTTCTCACGATGTGAGTGAACCCGAGTCATGGGCCGCAGTAGTAAAAGCCGGTGAAGCCGCGTTCGGCCCCATTACCGTATTGGTGAACAACGCGGGCATCCCGGGGCCGGTCGTTGAGACCCTGGAGCTGCGCGATTCCGACTATCTCCGCATCATCGACATCGACCAGAACGGCGTCTTCTACGGAATGCGTGCTGTCCTTCCGGCCATGATCGCCGCTGGCGGCGGCTCGATCGTGAATATATCCTCTCTGGCAGGAATGGCTCACAAGCCGGGCAGCCCGAACATCGGATATACCGGCGCAAAGTTCGCCGTTCGCGGCATGACCAAGGCGACCGCTGTCGAGTACGCGAAGCACGGCGTGCGGGTGAACTCGGTGCATCCGGGTGCCATCCTCACCCCACTGAACAGGACCTGGGGCGAAGATGCGCTGGCCGGAGTAGCGGCATCGATTCCGATCGGCCGCTTCGCCGAGCCAGAAGAAGTGTCGTTCGCGGTCCTGTTCCTCGCGTCCGACGAAGCACGCTACATCACCGGCGTCGAGCTGATCGTCGACGGCGGCATTCTGGCTGCATAG
- a CDS encoding pyruvate, water dikinase regulatory protein, with translation MQQGTHLASRAAYFVSDSTGITAETLGSALLANFPGVVFHRHTIPFVDSVSGARNLVGDIQRAEQAGVDPILFTTVKATEILQVLTASGAIVIDLLGGHLRELEAALGSTASEQLGQYHGVGDMERYFARMRAVEYAIEHDDGQSMRALDIADVIIIAPSRCGKTPTTMYLALQYGLLVANYPLTDDDFPSDGLPNTVSQYVEKCFGLTTTPLRLSQVRHERRPSSTYASLAQCTLELRRAEDLYRRNRVPFLNSSTKSVEEMSAVIMQSMRLRT, from the coding sequence GTGCAACAAGGCACCCATCTTGCCTCTCGCGCCGCGTACTTCGTGTCTGACAGCACCGGCATCACCGCCGAGACCCTGGGCAGCGCCCTGCTGGCGAACTTCCCGGGAGTCGTCTTCCACCGCCACACCATTCCCTTCGTTGATTCGGTCAGTGGGGCGCGAAATCTCGTCGGCGACATCCAGCGCGCAGAACAGGCTGGTGTCGACCCCATTCTCTTCACCACCGTCAAGGCCACCGAGATACTCCAGGTGCTGACCGCTTCAGGTGCGATCGTGATCGATCTTCTAGGTGGCCATCTCCGCGAGTTGGAGGCGGCCCTGGGCAGCACCGCGTCGGAGCAGCTCGGTCAGTACCACGGCGTGGGTGACATGGAGCGGTACTTCGCACGCATGCGCGCGGTGGAGTACGCGATCGAGCACGATGACGGTCAAAGCATGCGGGCCCTTGACATCGCAGACGTGATTATCATTGCGCCTTCGCGGTGTGGCAAGACGCCCACAACGATGTATCTGGCACTCCAATACGGCCTGCTCGTGGCGAACTACCCGCTGACCGACGACGACTTCCCCTCCGACGGGCTGCCGAATACGGTGTCTCAGTACGTCGAGAAGTGCTTTGGTCTCACTACAACGCCGCTGCGCCTGAGTCAGGTGCGGCACGAGCGCCGTCCGAGCTCGACCTATGCAAGCCTCGCGCAATGCACCCTCGAGCTGCGGCGGGCGGAAGATCTGTACCGCCGCAATCGCGTGCCGTTCCTGAACTCCTCCACCAAATCTGTCGAAGAGATGTCGGCCGTGATCATGCAGTCCATGCGACTGCGCACCTGA
- the ppsA gene encoding phosphoenolpyruvate synthase, with amino-acid sequence MTNTLWFTEIGMHDVGQVGGKNASLGEMVSNLSNAGVTVPGGFATTADAYRAFLAADGLSDRIRATVESLDVTDVVELARVGANVREWIENQPFLSDFEADVRDAYWTLVGRESVGGPVSWAVRSSATAEDLPDASFAGQQETFLNISGIENILAAIRSVFASLYNDRAIAYRVHHGFDHHDVALSAGIQRMVRSDVGASGVLFTVDTESGFDRAVFITSSYGLGEAVVQGAVNPDEYYVYKPALRAGKPAILKRSVGEKALKMVYATGAEIGKSTVFDDVPASARTRFSITDAEVEELGRQALVIEEHYGCPMDIEWGKDGIDGKLYILQARPETVVSRTDGNVTRRFVLEEAGTVITIGRAIGQKIGAGPVRVMTSLAQMDQFHEGDVLVADMTDPDWEPIMKLASAIVTNRGGRTCHAAIIARELGIPAVVGTGDATIGLANGREVTVSCAEGDNGLVYEGILAFEEVITKLDEMPESPTKIMLNVGTPDQAFAFSKLPNKGVGLARLEFVINRQIGIHPRALLDFDTLEPALRAEIAERIAAYPSPRDYFVQRVAEGISMLGAAFAPEKVIVRLSDFKSNEYANLIGGDLYEPHEENPMLGYRGASRYISTDFRECFDMECEALKFVRDEMGLTNVEIMVPFVRTVGEARAVIKLLAENGLRRGENGLRVIMMCELPSNALLADEFLEYFDGFSIGSNDMTQLTLGLDRDSGLVAATFDERHPAVLKMLSMAITACRKAGKYVGICGQGPSDHPDLAEWLVGQGIESISLNPDTVVETWLRLSQTG; translated from the coding sequence ATGACGAATACCCTCTGGTTCACCGAGATCGGCATGCACGACGTCGGCCAGGTCGGCGGCAAGAACGCCTCCCTCGGTGAAATGGTCTCGAACCTCTCCAACGCGGGCGTCACCGTCCCCGGGGGTTTTGCCACGACCGCGGACGCCTACCGCGCCTTCCTCGCCGCCGACGGCCTGTCCGACCGGATCCGCGCGACAGTCGAGTCGCTCGACGTGACCGATGTTGTGGAGCTCGCCCGAGTGGGCGCAAACGTGCGCGAGTGGATTGAGAATCAGCCCTTTTTGTCTGATTTCGAGGCAGATGTTCGTGACGCGTATTGGACACTTGTGGGCAGGGAATCAGTAGGCGGGCCCGTGTCGTGGGCGGTGCGTTCCAGCGCGACGGCGGAAGATTTGCCTGATGCGTCTTTTGCAGGGCAGCAGGAGACGTTCCTAAACATCAGTGGGATCGAGAACATCCTCGCGGCAATCCGCAGCGTCTTCGCGTCGCTGTACAACGACCGAGCGATCGCTTACCGGGTGCATCACGGCTTCGACCATCATGATGTGGCCCTGTCGGCGGGAATCCAGCGAATGGTCCGGTCGGATGTCGGGGCCTCCGGTGTGCTGTTCACCGTCGACACGGAGTCCGGGTTCGACCGGGCCGTGTTCATCACCAGCTCGTACGGGCTCGGGGAGGCGGTCGTGCAGGGTGCGGTGAACCCGGACGAGTACTACGTGTACAAGCCGGCTCTCCGCGCCGGCAAGCCCGCGATTCTGAAGCGGTCGGTGGGGGAGAAGGCGCTGAAGATGGTCTACGCCACGGGAGCCGAGATCGGAAAGAGCACGGTCTTTGACGATGTGCCCGCCTCAGCACGTACCCGATTCAGCATCACCGACGCCGAGGTCGAGGAGCTCGGCCGGCAGGCGCTTGTGATCGAGGAGCACTATGGATGCCCGATGGATATCGAGTGGGGCAAAGACGGGATCGATGGGAAGCTGTACATCCTGCAGGCGCGCCCCGAGACGGTGGTCTCGCGTACGGACGGGAACGTGACCCGCCGGTTCGTGCTCGAAGAGGCGGGCACCGTGATCACGATCGGACGGGCGATCGGGCAGAAGATCGGCGCCGGCCCGGTGCGTGTGATGACCTCGCTCGCGCAGATGGATCAGTTCCACGAGGGCGACGTACTCGTCGCCGACATGACCGACCCTGACTGGGAGCCGATCATGAAGCTCGCATCGGCGATCGTCACCAACCGCGGCGGCCGCACCTGCCATGCCGCGATCATCGCGCGTGAGCTCGGCATCCCCGCCGTCGTTGGCACGGGCGACGCCACCATTGGCCTGGCGAACGGGCGCGAGGTCACGGTCTCGTGCGCCGAAGGCGACAACGGGTTGGTGTACGAGGGGATCCTCGCCTTCGAGGAGGTCATCACCAAGCTTGACGAGATGCCCGAGAGCCCGACGAAGATCATGCTCAACGTCGGCACCCCCGACCAGGCGTTCGCGTTCTCGAAGCTGCCCAACAAAGGCGTCGGGCTTGCGCGCCTCGAGTTCGTGATCAACCGGCAGATCGGCATCCACCCGCGCGCGCTGCTCGATTTCGACACCCTCGAGCCCGCCCTGAGGGCCGAGATCGCCGAACGGATCGCCGCCTACCCGTCACCTCGTGACTACTTCGTGCAGCGCGTGGCCGAGGGTATTTCGATGCTCGGTGCCGCGTTTGCCCCCGAGAAGGTGATCGTGCGTCTGAGCGACTTCAAGTCGAACGAGTACGCGAACCTGATCGGCGGCGACCTCTACGAGCCGCATGAGGAGAACCCGATGCTGGGTTATCGCGGGGCTTCCCGATATATCTCCACCGACTTTCGGGAGTGCTTCGATATGGAGTGCGAGGCTCTGAAGTTCGTGCGCGACGAGATGGGACTCACCAACGTCGAGATCATGGTTCCCTTCGTCCGCACCGTCGGTGAAGCGCGCGCGGTGATCAAACTGCTTGCCGAGAACGGCCTGCGCCGTGGCGAGAACGGACTACGCGTGATCATGATGTGCGAACTGCCTTCGAACGCTCTTCTAGCCGATGAGTTCTTGGAGTACTTTGACGGCTTCTCGATCGGTTCCAACGACATGACCCAGCTCACCCTTGGCCTCGACCGGGACTCTGGCCTGGTCGCCGCGACCTTCGACGAACGCCACCCCGCCGTCCTGAAGATGCTCTCCATGGCCATCACCGCGTGTCGGAAGGCTGGGAAATACGTCGGCATCTGCGGTCAAGGACCTAGCGACCACCCCGACCTCGCCGAATGGCTCGTCGGCCAAGGCATCGAATCCATATCCCTCAACCCTGACACCGTCGTCGAGACTTGGCTGCGCCTCTCACAGACTGGCTGA
- a CDS encoding glycerate kinase: MLAPDSFKGTIMAAALAAALASGWADVDTAADFVHRSMADGGEGTVAAFAAAVPGARRIAVTVEGPAGAAIETAFCCSCPRPPGCPAAPP; the protein is encoded by the coding sequence GTGCTGGCGCCCGACAGCTTCAAGGGCACGATCATGGCGGCGGCCCTCGCAGCGGCCCTCGCATCGGGCTGGGCCGACGTCGACACAGCCGCGGATTTCGTACACCGCTCGATGGCAGACGGCGGTGAGGGAACGGTCGCAGCCTTCGCCGCGGCAGTGCCGGGAGCTCGACGCATCGCGGTCACAGTCGAGGGACCTGCCGGTGCCGCGATCGAGACGGCCTTTTGCTGCTCCTGCCCGCGACCTCCGGGGTGCCCGGCGGCACCTCCGTGA
- a CDS encoding glycerate kinase: MIDIASTSGIELLDELRLWDADRTGFGQTILAALEHGISRLVVGIGSSGSTDGDNGMLSALGARFLNAVGKPVARGARGLNDIASVDSTSRISGRRPMCSSSLTSRSPHRTPRCRRSLRFAERAELGCRHHAG; this comes from the coding sequence GTGATCGACATCGCCTCGACCTCCGGCATCGAACTGCTCGACGAACTCCGCCTCTGGGATGCCGACAGGACAGGCTTCGGCCAGACAATCCTCGCCGCGCTCGAACACGGGATTTCACGTCTCGTTGTGGGAATAGGATCGAGCGGCTCGACCGACGGCGACAACGGCATGCTGTCTGCGCTGGGCGCGCGATTCCTGAATGCGGTGGGCAAACCCGTCGCCCGCGGGGCTCGCGGACTCAACGACATCGCCTCCGTCGACTCGACCTCGCGGATCTCCGGGCGGCGCCCGATGTGCTCGTCCTCACTGACGTCACGATCCCCTCATCGGACCCCGCGGTGCCGCCGCAGTCTTCGGTTCGCAGAAAGGGCCGAACTCGGTTGCCGACATCACGCGGGTTGA
- a CDS encoding glycerate kinase: protein MGPRGAAAVFGSQKGPNSVADITRVDSGLQRLADVLGLDATQSGTGAAGGPGGALDVWGGVLAPGATEGAELIGVADAIADADVVITGEGSYDGQSNDGKVPSFLAGLAADAGARAMLAAGLITSEADLSLFAASASLTDLAGSSDAALAEPACWSRVAGAELARSAARQN, encoded by the coding sequence ATCGGACCCCGCGGTGCCGCCGCAGTCTTCGGTTCGCAGAAAGGGCCGAACTCGGTTGCCGACATCACGCGGGTTGACAGCGGTCTCCAGCGTCTTGCCGACGTGCTCGGTCTCGACGCGACTCAATCGGGAACGGGGGCGGCCGGGGGCCCCGGAGGAGCCCTCGACGTCTGGGGCGGCGTGCTGGCTCCAGGCGCCACCGAGGGCGCAGAGCTTATCGGAGTGGCCGACGCCATAGCCGATGCCGACGTAGTGATCACGGGGGAAGGCTCATACGACGGACAGTCCAACGACGGCAAGGTTCCGTCGTTCCTCGCCGGACTTGCCGCCGACGCCGGCGCCCGAGCGATGCTCGCGGCCGGTCTCATCACCTCGGAAGCAGACCTGAGCCTGTTCGCCGCATCCGCTTCGCTCACCGATCTCGCCGGATCCTCCGACGCCGCACTCGCCGAGCCCGCGTGCTGGTCACGCGTGGCCGGCGCGGAACTCGCGCGGTCCGCCGCTCGCCAGAACTAG
- a CDS encoding MFS transporter, producing MEKPPSSQPLGDMPAFPLDKMPETSSVPAGAKQSVYPMVAIPVAMLGLIVALLPPLLVTMALRLREMDADAVTGNLSLVLGIGAFFAFVANPIGGRLSDRSMSRFGMRKPWIVLGGAIGYIGIVIITFSPNVGFLILGWSITSVGFNFALAALIAMLPDQIRPSRRGRVASFVSLAQNLAPVGATYIVQLFPMGLAQSLVPSALGLVLVFVMIAGVKDRRRTEPPKESLDLKTVFGSFVFNPRKFPDLGWAWLTRFFLVVAQATALGYLVLFLIDHLGVSPADAPNLVFQATLANAVGILLTTTVLGWLSDKLGRRKPFVVASALIAVVGLTIMAFAPDFTWVLAGQLILGGGMGAFFAVDLALISDVLPSEEDSGKDLGVVNIAQALPQSLVPIAAPGVVAAFGYPGLFLGGAFFGVLGALAVLRVKKVR from the coding sequence ATGGAAAAACCCCCCAGTTCACAGCCGCTCGGCGATATGCCAGCATTCCCTCTGGACAAAATGCCAGAGACCTCATCTGTCCCCGCGGGCGCCAAGCAGTCGGTGTATCCGATGGTCGCGATTCCGGTTGCGATGCTCGGGCTCATCGTCGCATTGCTGCCGCCCCTGCTCGTCACGATGGCATTGCGCTTGCGCGAGATGGACGCGGACGCGGTCACCGGCAATCTGAGCCTCGTCCTCGGGATCGGGGCGTTCTTTGCTTTCGTGGCAAACCCGATCGGGGGTCGCTTGTCCGACCGGTCGATGAGCAGGTTTGGTATGCGGAAGCCGTGGATCGTGCTCGGAGGAGCGATCGGCTACATCGGAATCGTGATCATCACGTTCTCGCCCAACGTGGGCTTTTTGATTCTTGGTTGGTCGATCACGTCGGTGGGGTTCAACTTCGCTCTCGCGGCCCTCATTGCGATGCTGCCTGACCAGATTCGCCCGAGTCGGCGTGGTCGGGTCGCATCCTTTGTCAGTCTCGCTCAGAATCTCGCGCCGGTAGGGGCGACGTATATTGTCCAGCTCTTCCCGATGGGCCTGGCTCAGAGCCTTGTGCCGAGTGCGCTCGGTCTTGTTCTGGTGTTCGTGATGATCGCTGGAGTGAAGGATCGCAGACGGACTGAACCACCCAAGGAGTCGCTGGACCTGAAGACAGTGTTCGGCTCGTTCGTTTTCAATCCGAGGAAGTTCCCGGACCTCGGCTGGGCGTGGTTGACGCGGTTCTTCCTCGTGGTCGCTCAAGCCACCGCGTTGGGATATTTGGTGCTGTTTCTCATCGACCATCTCGGTGTATCGCCCGCTGACGCTCCGAACTTGGTGTTCCAGGCAACCTTGGCGAACGCGGTCGGGATTCTTCTCACGACGACAGTGCTCGGGTGGCTTTCTGACAAGCTTGGGCGACGCAAGCCCTTCGTCGTTGCGTCGGCTCTTATCGCAGTCGTCGGTCTGACGATCATGGCGTTCGCGCCGGACTTCACTTGGGTGCTGGCGGGTCAATTGATCCTCGGCGGGGGGATGGGCGCGTTCTTCGCGGTCGATCTTGCGTTGATTTCCGACGTTCTCCCGAGTGAGGAGGACAGCGGTAAAGATCTTGGTGTTGTGAACATCGCCCAGGCGCTTCCCCAGTCCCTGGTTCCGATTGCTGCTCCGGGGGTCGTGGCGGCGTTCGGGTATCCCGGTCTGTTCCTGGGAGGGGCGTTCTTCGGTGTCCTCGGCGCGCTGGCTGTGCTTCGCGTCAAGAAGGTCCGCTGA
- a CDS encoding beta-glucosidase family protein translates to MPKKMQTGGRIVVRPSWTTFYSSPFKKLVRNQQLTSDHNLRDYTSVDRSKQLTLDSPEIVDRLRKLTLEQKVRLLTGANVWETWAEESIGLRPIVFSDGPSGVRGGAWDERQPSINLPSGTALAASWDVEIARLYGTVMALEARKKGVDVVNGPMINVHRSPLGGRSFESFSEDPRLTAAMAAGYVRGLQEMGVAANLKHYVANDYETDRYTANSQVEDRALHEIYLAAFEEPVREAGAWAVMSAYNAVNGVSATESPLLTDPLKTEWEFDGVVVSDWTAVRTLASAAAGQDLAMPGPGGPWGDALVDAVRSGQIPESTIDDKVRRILLLAARVGALTDLPQNSAPKDIDGLAVAKLAAAEGAVLLKNNGALPLVPADIGRVAVIGQHALTPRTQGGGSATVIPTHVTSPLDAIRAALPGQNVTHAIGSIVQTGIAPIPLTQIVNPSTQQPGALVRFLDDAGAELYREDRLATTLVYITGDAPIRTAALMEVTFSYTADFDGDHRIGFAAVGSGKIFADGTLVGSGTGVPIVHDLGANLNQPPPITAPLQLRTGESVGIRIEFDMTTRVVFEGHEGMFGIFIGTDVGEYDSEALLADAVAEASAADVAIVVVGTTAELESEGFDRENFRLPGNQDELVAAVAATGTPTLVVLNVGAPVLTPWRDQVAAVLVTYFGGEQMAEALADMLIGVAEPGGRLTTTWPRTGDEAFLPSNTPVDGDVVYGEGIGVGYREWLSQDAEPAYSFGHGLGYSSWKIDNVDISPGAEDVSLTVTVTNVGERSAKEVVQVYLSKEDSSIHRPVLWLAAWGVARCEPGASTSVEIRVPRRSFEVWLNGQWFEEAGTYGVRVGTSILDLTMEAQILRG, encoded by the coding sequence TTGCCCAAGAAGATGCAGACGGGCGGACGGATAGTCGTCCGCCCGTCGTGGACGACCTTTTACTCGTCACCATTCAAGAAACTAGTTAGGAATCAGCAATTGACCTCAGATCACAACCTACGTGATTACACGAGCGTGGACCGGTCGAAGCAATTGACTCTCGATTCGCCGGAAATCGTGGACCGTCTGCGAAAGCTGACTCTCGAGCAGAAGGTGAGACTTCTCACCGGCGCCAACGTCTGGGAGACATGGGCTGAGGAATCGATCGGATTACGCCCGATCGTGTTCTCAGACGGCCCGTCGGGTGTCAGGGGAGGTGCATGGGATGAGCGGCAGCCGTCGATCAACCTGCCGTCAGGCACGGCGTTGGCAGCCTCCTGGGACGTCGAGATCGCGCGGCTGTACGGAACCGTGATGGCTCTCGAAGCGCGAAAAAAAGGTGTCGATGTCGTGAACGGCCCGATGATCAACGTCCATCGTTCTCCGCTGGGCGGCCGAAGCTTCGAATCGTTCAGCGAAGACCCGCGACTGACCGCAGCCATGGCCGCCGGATACGTCCGCGGACTACAGGAAATGGGGGTGGCCGCAAACCTAAAGCACTATGTCGCGAACGACTACGAGACCGACCGCTACACCGCCAATAGCCAAGTCGAGGATCGTGCGCTCCACGAGATTTACCTGGCTGCGTTCGAGGAACCCGTCAGAGAAGCCGGCGCGTGGGCGGTCATGTCTGCCTACAACGCCGTCAACGGCGTGAGTGCAACGGAATCGCCACTGCTCACTGACCCTTTGAAGACCGAGTGGGAATTCGACGGTGTCGTGGTCAGCGACTGGACTGCCGTCCGAACCCTTGCCTCTGCAGCAGCGGGGCAAGATCTGGCCATGCCGGGGCCCGGCGGTCCATGGGGCGACGCGCTGGTCGATGCTGTGCGATCGGGGCAGATACCGGAGAGCACCATCGATGACAAGGTGCGCAGGATCCTTCTGCTCGCGGCGCGCGTCGGTGCATTGACCGACCTTCCACAGAACTCGGCACCGAAGGACATCGATGGCCTGGCGGTGGCAAAACTCGCCGCTGCCGAGGGCGCAGTCCTACTCAAGAACAATGGAGCCCTTCCGCTGGTCCCCGCTGACATCGGCCGGGTCGCCGTGATCGGTCAGCATGCCCTGACGCCACGGACCCAGGGCGGAGGGTCGGCCACCGTAATTCCGACACACGTCACGTCACCGCTCGACGCGATCCGCGCTGCCCTACCCGGACAGAACGTCACGCACGCGATCGGTTCAATCGTGCAAACCGGTATCGCCCCGATACCCCTCACACAAATCGTCAATCCATCCACCCAGCAGCCGGGCGCGCTGGTCCGATTCTTGGACGACGCGGGCGCTGAGCTCTACCGCGAAGACCGTCTCGCGACGACCCTCGTCTACATCACCGGCGACGCCCCCATCAGGACCGCGGCCCTGATGGAAGTGACGTTCAGCTACACCGCGGACTTCGACGGTGATCACCGAATCGGCTTCGCCGCCGTCGGATCTGGGAAGATTTTCGCAGACGGCACCTTGGTCGGCTCCGGGACGGGCGTCCCGATCGTCCACGACCTCGGGGCAAACCTGAACCAGCCGCCCCCCATCACCGCACCCCTCCAGTTGCGTACCGGGGAGTCCGTAGGCATTCGGATCGAGTTCGACATGACTACCCGAGTCGTCTTCGAAGGACACGAGGGGATGTTCGGAATCTTCATCGGCACCGACGTCGGCGAATACGACTCCGAGGCGCTCCTCGCAGATGCTGTCGCCGAGGCGTCGGCCGCCGACGTCGCCATCGTCGTCGTGGGTACAACGGCTGAGTTGGAATCCGAGGGGTTCGACCGCGAGAATTTCAGACTCCCCGGCAACCAGGACGAACTGGTAGCCGCAGTAGCAGCAACGGGCACCCCCACGCTCGTCGTCCTGAACGTCGGAGCACCGGTGCTCACCCCGTGGCGAGACCAGGTCGCGGCTGTTCTGGTGACCTACTTCGGTGGTGAGCAGATGGCCGAAGCGCTGGCCGACATGCTGATCGGAGTCGCGGAGCCCGGCGGGCGTCTCACGACCACCTGGCCGCGAACCGGAGACGAGGCCTTCCTGCCCTCGAACACCCCGGTCGACGGCGATGTCGTCTATGGGGAAGGCATTGGAGTCGGCTACCGCGAGTGGCTCTCACAGGACGCCGAACCTGCCTATTCATTCGGGCACGGGCTGGGCTACTCATCCTGGAAGATCGACAACGTCGACATCTCTCCAGGGGCGGAGGACGTGAGTCTTACCGTGACGGTCACGAATGTTGGTGAGAGGAGTGCCAAGGAAGTCGTGCAGGTCTACTTGTCGAAAGAAGACAGCAGCATCCACCGCCCGGTGTTGTGGTTGGCTGCCTGGGGGGTTGCCCGGTGCGAACCGGGAGCGAGTACGTCGGTCGAGATCAGAGTTCCCCGCCGTTCCTTCGAGGTGTGGCTGAACGGCCAGTGGTTCGAGGAAGCAGGAACGTACGGCGTCCGCGTGGGCACAAGCATCCTCGACTTGACGATGGAGGCGCAGATACTCAGAGGCTGA